In a single window of the Populus alba chromosome 16, ASM523922v2, whole genome shotgun sequence genome:
- the LOC118038426 gene encoding WD repeat-containing protein LWD1, producing the protein MESSSQKGPVICTYVPQWPIYSLAWSARRDKKSRLAIGSFLEDYSNKVEIVQFNSDTSDFTSDSRLIFDHPYSPTNLMFFPSEDVANPDTIITSGDYMRIWQIHDDRIELKSLLNGNKCSEFNSAITSFDWADFDVHRVASSSVDSTIVVWDIEKETVYAHLAAHDKEVNDISWGWFNIFASVSGDGSVRVCDLRKKERSTIIYENPMQDSSLLRLEWNKSDPRFIATVGMNSNKVVILDIRFPSTPLMELSRHRASVNSISWAPCTGRKICSVGDDSRALIWDVVSRAGNGPENITGQAEPEMWYGSEGGINNVRWSPVEMNWIAIAFLTQLQLLKV; encoded by the coding sequence ATGGAAAGCTCTTCACAGAAAGGACCAGTCATCTGCACTTACGTACCTCAATGGCCTATATATTCACTAGCCTGGTCTGCCCGACGTGACAAAAAATCACGTCTTGCCATAGGAAGTTTCCTCGAAGACTATAGCAACAAGGTGGAAATTGTTCAATTCAACAGCGACACTTCTGATTTCACCTCCGATAGCCGCCTAATATTCGATCACCCTTATTCACCCACAAACCTGATGTTCTTCCCCTCCGAGGATGTTGCAAATCCTGATACCATCATCACCTCCGGGGACTACATGCGCATATGGCAAATTCACGATGACCGAATTGAGCTGAAGTCTCTCCTAAATGGCAATAAGTGTAGTGAATTCAACTCTGCCATAACATCTTTTGATTGGGCTGATTTTGATGTTCATCGTGTGGCCAGTTCGAGTGTTGACTCCACCATTGTTGTTTGGGATATAGAGAAGGAAACTGTATATGCTCATTTAGCTGCACATGATAAAGAAGTGAATGATATTTCATGGGGTTGGTTCAATATTTTCGCATCAGTATCAGGTGATGGTTCAGTTAGGGTTTGCGatttaaggaaaaaagagagatcaaCAATAATTTATGAGAATCCAATGCAAGATTCTTCTTTGTTAAGGCTAGAGTGGAACAAAAGTGACCCGAGATTTATAGCCACAGTTGGCATGAACAGTAACAAGGTTGTAATTTTGGACATTCGCTTTCCTTCAACTCCTTTAATGGAGCTTAGCAGGCATAGGGCAAGCGTAAATTCTATATCCTGGGCTCCATGTACAGGACGAAAGATATGCTCAGTAGGTGATGATTCAAGGGCTTTGATATGGGATGTGGTCAGTAGGGCCGGAAACGGACCGGAAAACATTACAGGCCAGGCGGAACCTGAAATGTGGTATGGATCAGAGGGTGGGATCAATAATGTGCGTTGGTCTCCTGTGGAGATGAATTGGATTGCTATTGCTTTTCTGACCCAGTTACAACTCTTGAAGGTTTAG
- the LOC118038427 gene encoding NAC domain-containing protein 90, translated as MVFPPGYRFFPTEEELISFYLHHKLDGGSEELNQVINQIIPVRDIYEHDPWDLPQFSGGLHHIKDPEQWFFFIPRQESEARGGRPKRLTNTGYWKATGSPGSVFSNNRSIGLKRTMVFYSGRAPNGRKTEWKMNEYKAVDQGKASSSTSANPKLRHEYSLCRVYRNSKCLRAFDRRPVGLEVIEPRTQPASGGNELVASDQNHPTVENTSSPDSSCSGDQGNPSRTGESSSMPMSVDNDMWDVDLDWYYGAGQD; from the exons ATGGTTTTTCCACCAGGTTATCGTTTCTTCCCTACCGAAGAAGAGCTGATCTCGTTTTATCTTCACCACAAGCTAGATGGCGGGAGTGAAGAGCTTAACCAGGTCATTAACCAGATTATACCGGTCCGTGATATATACGAGCACGATCCATGGGATCTTCCAC AATTTTCAGGTGGCTTGCACCATATTAAAGATCCTGAGCAGTGGTTTTTCTTCATTCCAAGACAAGAGAGCGAAGCTCGTGGAGGGAGGCCTAAGAGACTAACAAATACTGGATACTGGAAAGCAACTGGCTCTCCCGGGTCTGTCTTTTCCAACAATCGCAGCATTGGTTTGAAAAGAACAATGGTTTTCTATAGCGGAAGGGCTCCAAATGGAAGAAAAACTGAGTGGAAAATGAACGAGTACAAAGCTGTTGATCAAGGGAAAGCATCCTCATCAACTAGCGCAAATCCAAAG TTAAGGCATGAATACAGTTTGTGCCGGGTCTACAGAAACTCAAAATGCCTGCGAGCATTTGACAGACGGCCGGTGGGCCTTGAGGTAATCGAGCCAAGAACTCAACCAGCCTCTGGTGGCAATGAGCTAGTAGCATCTGATCAAAACCATCCAACAGTGGAGAACACAAGCTCACCTGACAGTTCATGCTCCGGTGACCAAGGCAATCCCTCTAGAACCGGTGAAAGTAGTAGCATGCCAATGTCTGTCGATAATGATATGTGGGATGTGGACTTGGATTGGTACTACGGTGCCGGACAGGATTAA